A portion of the Pseudopipra pipra isolate bDixPip1 chromosome 1, bDixPip1.hap1, whole genome shotgun sequence genome contains these proteins:
- the CDV3 gene encoding protein CDV3 homolog isoform X1, translating to MAETEERSLDDFFAKRDKKKRKEKSSRSAAAAASSASNAASNAAGAAAGTPRPAEGGGSGATAASSAAGGSSAKAASKEEDDWKEFEQKEEIDYSGLRVQSMQISEKEDDESEKREEPGDNWEETGGGGVDRSSGPWNKSAPAPAPVIEPIVTEAPEPVQTGGVYRPPGAREGGRPRRAQQGPPEIYSDTQFPSLQSTAKLVDSRKDKEMEKSFEVVKYKTRELCPGCIDQGVGRDRWQRDKVFSAGH from the exons ATGGCCGAGACCGAGGAGCGGAGCCTGGACGACTTCTTCGCCAAGCGGGACAAGAAGAAGCGGAAGGAGAAGAGCAgccgcagcgccgccgccgccgcctccagCGCTTCCAACGCCGCTTCCAACGCCGCGGGCGCGGCCGCGGGGACCCCCCGCCCTGCTGAGGGCGGCGGCTCTGGGGCCACCGCCGCCTCCAGCGCCGCCGGCGGCTCCTCGGCCAAGGCGGCGAGCAAG GAAGAGGATGATTGGAAGGAGTTTgagcaaaaggaagaaattgaTTATAGTGGTCTTAGAGTTCAATCCATGCAAATAAG tgaaaaggaagatgacgaaagtgaaaaaagagaagaaccTGGTGACAATTGGGAAGAgactggtggtggtggtgtagATAGATCATCTGGTCCTTGGAACAAGTCAGCTCCTGCACCAGCACCTGTCATTGAACCAATTG TTACAGAAGCTCCAGAACCAGTTCAGACTGGTGGTGTATACAGGCCGCCCGGTGCCCGGGAGGGTGGCAGGCCACGGAGAGCACAGCAAGGACCACCAGAAATCTATAGTGATACGCAGTTCCCATCACTGCAGTCCACCGCCAAGCTTGTAGACAGTCGAAA GGATAAAGAAATGGAGAAGAGCTTTGAAGTAGTAAAATACAAAACTAGAG agctgtgtCCTGGCTGCATTGACCAaggagtgggaagggacaggTGGCAGAGGGACAAAGTCTTCAGCGCTGGTCACTGA
- the CDV3 gene encoding protein CDV3 homolog isoform X5 — protein sequence MAETEERSLDDFFAKRDKKKRKEKSSRSAAAAASSASNAASNAAGAAAGTPRPAEGGGSGATAASSAAGGSSAKAASKEEDDWKEFEQKEEIDYSGLRVQSMQISEKEDDESEKREEPGDNWEETGGGGVDRSSGPWNKSAPAPAPVIEPIVTEAPEPVQTGGVYRPPGAREGGRPRRAQQGPPEIYSDTQFPSLQSTAKLVDSRKAVSWLH from the exons ATGGCCGAGACCGAGGAGCGGAGCCTGGACGACTTCTTCGCCAAGCGGGACAAGAAGAAGCGGAAGGAGAAGAGCAgccgcagcgccgccgccgccgcctccagCGCTTCCAACGCCGCTTCCAACGCCGCGGGCGCGGCCGCGGGGACCCCCCGCCCTGCTGAGGGCGGCGGCTCTGGGGCCACCGCCGCCTCCAGCGCCGCCGGCGGCTCCTCGGCCAAGGCGGCGAGCAAG GAAGAGGATGATTGGAAGGAGTTTgagcaaaaggaagaaattgaTTATAGTGGTCTTAGAGTTCAATCCATGCAAATAAG tgaaaaggaagatgacgaaagtgaaaaaagagaagaaccTGGTGACAATTGGGAAGAgactggtggtggtggtgtagATAGATCATCTGGTCCTTGGAACAAGTCAGCTCCTGCACCAGCACCTGTCATTGAACCAATTG TTACAGAAGCTCCAGAACCAGTTCAGACTGGTGGTGTATACAGGCCGCCCGGTGCCCGGGAGGGTGGCAGGCCACGGAGAGCACAGCAAGGACCACCAGAAATCTATAGTGATACGCAGTTCCCATCACTGCAGTCCACCGCCAAGCTTGTAGACAGTCGAAA agctgtgtCCTGGCTGCATTGA
- the CDV3 gene encoding protein CDV3 homolog isoform X3 has translation MAETEERSLDDFFAKRDKKKRKEKSSRSAAAAASSASNAASNAAGAAAGTPRPAEGGGSGATAASSAAGGSSAKAASKEEDDWKEFEQKEEIDYSGLRVQSMQISEKEDDESEKREEPGDNWEETGGGGVDRSSGPWNKSAPAPAPVIEPIVTEAPEPVQTGGVYRPPGAREGGRPRRAQQGPPEIYSDTQFPSLQSTAKLVDSRKDKEMEKSFEVVKYKTRDTEPS, from the exons ATGGCCGAGACCGAGGAGCGGAGCCTGGACGACTTCTTCGCCAAGCGGGACAAGAAGAAGCGGAAGGAGAAGAGCAgccgcagcgccgccgccgccgcctccagCGCTTCCAACGCCGCTTCCAACGCCGCGGGCGCGGCCGCGGGGACCCCCCGCCCTGCTGAGGGCGGCGGCTCTGGGGCCACCGCCGCCTCCAGCGCCGCCGGCGGCTCCTCGGCCAAGGCGGCGAGCAAG GAAGAGGATGATTGGAAGGAGTTTgagcaaaaggaagaaattgaTTATAGTGGTCTTAGAGTTCAATCCATGCAAATAAG tgaaaaggaagatgacgaaagtgaaaaaagagaagaaccTGGTGACAATTGGGAAGAgactggtggtggtggtgtagATAGATCATCTGGTCCTTGGAACAAGTCAGCTCCTGCACCAGCACCTGTCATTGAACCAATTG TTACAGAAGCTCCAGAACCAGTTCAGACTGGTGGTGTATACAGGCCGCCCGGTGCCCGGGAGGGTGGCAGGCCACGGAGAGCACAGCAAGGACCACCAGAAATCTATAGTGATACGCAGTTCCCATCACTGCAGTCCACCGCCAAGCTTGTAGACAGTCGAAA GGATAAAGAAATGGAGAAGAGCTTTGAAGTAGTAAAATACAAAACTAGAG ATACTGAGCCTTCGTAA
- the CDV3 gene encoding protein CDV3 homolog isoform X6 produces MAETEERSLDDFFAKRDKKKRKEKSSRSAAAAASSASNAASNAAGAAAGTPRPAEGGGSGATAASSAAGGSSAKAASKEEDDWKEFEQKEEIDYSGLRVQSMQISEKEDDESEKREEPGDNWEETGGGGVDRSSGPWNKSAPAPAPVIEPIVTEAPEPVQTGGVYRPPGAREGGRPRRAQQGPPEIYSDTQFPSLQSTAKLVDSRKY; encoded by the exons ATGGCCGAGACCGAGGAGCGGAGCCTGGACGACTTCTTCGCCAAGCGGGACAAGAAGAAGCGGAAGGAGAAGAGCAgccgcagcgccgccgccgccgcctccagCGCTTCCAACGCCGCTTCCAACGCCGCGGGCGCGGCCGCGGGGACCCCCCGCCCTGCTGAGGGCGGCGGCTCTGGGGCCACCGCCGCCTCCAGCGCCGCCGGCGGCTCCTCGGCCAAGGCGGCGAGCAAG GAAGAGGATGATTGGAAGGAGTTTgagcaaaaggaagaaattgaTTATAGTGGTCTTAGAGTTCAATCCATGCAAATAAG tgaaaaggaagatgacgaaagtgaaaaaagagaagaaccTGGTGACAATTGGGAAGAgactggtggtggtggtgtagATAGATCATCTGGTCCTTGGAACAAGTCAGCTCCTGCACCAGCACCTGTCATTGAACCAATTG TTACAGAAGCTCCAGAACCAGTTCAGACTGGTGGTGTATACAGGCCGCCCGGTGCCCGGGAGGGTGGCAGGCCACGGAGAGCACAGCAAGGACCACCAGAAATCTATAGTGATACGCAGTTCCCATCACTGCAGTCCACCGCCAAGCTTGTAGACAGTCGAAA ATACTGA
- the CDV3 gene encoding protein CDV3 homolog isoform X2, whose product MAETEERSLDDFFAKRDKKKRKEKSSRSAAAAASSASNAASNAAGAAAGTPRPAEGGGSGATAASSAAGGSSAKAASKEEDDWKEFEQKEEIDYSGLRVQSMQISEKEDDESEKREEPGDNWEETGGGGVDRSSGPWNKSAPAPAPVIEPIVTEAPEPVQTGGVYRPPGAREGGRPRRAQQGPPEIYSDTQFPSLQSTAKLVDSRKDKEMEKSFEVVKYKTRGRDEVSKNQALKLQLDNQYAVLGDQ is encoded by the exons ATGGCCGAGACCGAGGAGCGGAGCCTGGACGACTTCTTCGCCAAGCGGGACAAGAAGAAGCGGAAGGAGAAGAGCAgccgcagcgccgccgccgccgcctccagCGCTTCCAACGCCGCTTCCAACGCCGCGGGCGCGGCCGCGGGGACCCCCCGCCCTGCTGAGGGCGGCGGCTCTGGGGCCACCGCCGCCTCCAGCGCCGCCGGCGGCTCCTCGGCCAAGGCGGCGAGCAAG GAAGAGGATGATTGGAAGGAGTTTgagcaaaaggaagaaattgaTTATAGTGGTCTTAGAGTTCAATCCATGCAAATAAG tgaaaaggaagatgacgaaagtgaaaaaagagaagaaccTGGTGACAATTGGGAAGAgactggtggtggtggtgtagATAGATCATCTGGTCCTTGGAACAAGTCAGCTCCTGCACCAGCACCTGTCATTGAACCAATTG TTACAGAAGCTCCAGAACCAGTTCAGACTGGTGGTGTATACAGGCCGCCCGGTGCCCGGGAGGGTGGCAGGCCACGGAGAGCACAGCAAGGACCACCAGAAATCTATAGTGATACGCAGTTCCCATCACTGCAGTCCACCGCCAAGCTTGTAGACAGTCGAAA GGATAAAGAAATGGAGAAGAGCTTTGAAGTAGTAAAATACAAAACTAGAGGTAGGGATGAGGTGTCAAAAAACCAGGCACTTAAACTTCAGCTAGACAACCAGTATGCTGTGCTTGGGGATCAGTAG
- the CDV3 gene encoding protein CDV3 homolog isoform X4, with translation MAETEERSLDDFFAKRDKKKRKEKSSRSAAAAASSASNAASNAAGAAAGTPRPAEGGGSGATAASSAAGGSSAKAASKEEDDWKEFEQKEEIDYSGLRVQSMQISEKEDDESEKREEPGDNWEETGGGGVDRSSGPWNKSAPAPAPVIEPIVTEAPEPVQTGGVYRPPGAREGGRPRRAQQGPPEIYSDTQFPSLQSTAKLVDSRNLTSYSLS, from the exons ATGGCCGAGACCGAGGAGCGGAGCCTGGACGACTTCTTCGCCAAGCGGGACAAGAAGAAGCGGAAGGAGAAGAGCAgccgcagcgccgccgccgccgcctccagCGCTTCCAACGCCGCTTCCAACGCCGCGGGCGCGGCCGCGGGGACCCCCCGCCCTGCTGAGGGCGGCGGCTCTGGGGCCACCGCCGCCTCCAGCGCCGCCGGCGGCTCCTCGGCCAAGGCGGCGAGCAAG GAAGAGGATGATTGGAAGGAGTTTgagcaaaaggaagaaattgaTTATAGTGGTCTTAGAGTTCAATCCATGCAAATAAG tgaaaaggaagatgacgaaagtgaaaaaagagaagaaccTGGTGACAATTGGGAAGAgactggtggtggtggtgtagATAGATCATCTGGTCCTTGGAACAAGTCAGCTCCTGCACCAGCACCTGTCATTGAACCAATTG TTACAGAAGCTCCAGAACCAGTTCAGACTGGTGGTGTATACAGGCCGCCCGGTGCCCGGGAGGGTGGCAGGCCACGGAGAGCACAGCAAGGACCACCAGAAATCTATAGTGATACGCAGTTCCCATCACTGCAGTCCACCGCCAAGCTTGTAGACAGTCGAAA